One genomic window of Quercus lobata isolate SW786 chromosome 9, ValleyOak3.0 Primary Assembly, whole genome shotgun sequence includes the following:
- the LOC115961365 gene encoding uncharacterized protein LOC115961365, producing the protein MANVERNNVVKWAPPQARCYKVNVDGAVFSKMKQAGVGVVVRDGTGQVIAALSRKLYSSLGPLETEAKAMEIGVTFAMEKGVRDVTFEGDSLEICNAIHGLTVAAPSVQNVVTGILKCAQDFRTFGFSPHQKTREYPGPRTGPPCS; encoded by the coding sequence ATGGCTAATGTAGAAAGGAACAACGTCGTAAAGTGGGCTCCACCACAGGCGAGATGCTATAAGGTGAATGTTGACGGAGCGGTGTTTTCTAAAATGAAGCAAGCTGGTGTAGGAGTGGTTGTAAGGGATGGCACAGGTCAGGTGATAGCTGCGCTAAGCAGGAAGCTATACTCCTCGCTGGGGCCACTGGAAACAGAGGCTAAGGCTATGGAGATAGGAGTCACTTTTGCAATGGAGAAAGGGGTCAGGGATGTAACTTTTGAGGGTGACTCACTGGAGATATGCAATGCTATCCACGGCCTTACTGTAGCTGCTCCTTCGGTTCAAAATGTAGTCACAGGAATTCTAAAGTGTGCTCAAGATTTTCGCACCTTTGGTTTTTCCCCACACCAAAAGACTAGGGAATACCCTGGCCCACGTACTGGCCCACCATGCAGTTAA